The Paenibacillus sp. YPG26 genome includes a window with the following:
- the pfkA gene encoding 6-phosphofructokinase produces the protein MTQVKKIAVLTSGGDSQGMNAAVRAVVRSGLYYGLEVYGIQRGYQGLLNNDIFAMDIRSVGDIIQRGGTILQSARCLDFKTLEGQQKGAQILRDRGIDGLVVIGGDGSYQGAEKLSRLGIKTMGLPGTIDNDISFTDYTIGFDTAVNVVVEAVNKLRDTMSSHERSSVVEVMGRHCGDIALHAGLASGAETILVPEVPYDLNEVADRMKANFDHGKRHSIVIVAEGVGKGEDVATALKERYPSIDPRVTVLGHIQRGGSPTPFDRNLASRLGDFAVRKLIEGESNKGCGVLKGELVLTDIEQVVNTKKPFNMELYELASRLSQ, from the coding sequence ATGACACAAGTGAAAAAAATTGCCGTATTAACCAGCGGTGGAGATTCTCAAGGAATGAACGCGGCAGTACGTGCCGTTGTACGAAGTGGTCTGTATTATGGCCTTGAGGTTTATGGTATTCAGCGGGGTTACCAAGGCTTGCTGAATAACGATATTTTTGCGATGGATATCCGCAGTGTCGGGGATATTATTCAGCGTGGGGGAACCATTCTCCAGTCTGCGCGCTGTCTGGATTTCAAGACCTTGGAGGGTCAGCAGAAGGGTGCTCAAATTCTCCGGGATCGTGGAATTGACGGCCTGGTTGTAATCGGCGGGGACGGATCCTACCAGGGCGCTGAGAAGCTGAGTCGTCTGGGAATCAAGACGATGGGGCTTCCGGGTACAATCGATAACGATATCTCTTTCACAGACTATACAATTGGCTTTGACACAGCCGTTAATGTGGTTGTTGAAGCTGTGAACAAGCTTCGCGATACAATGTCATCCCACGAGCGTTCTTCCGTAGTGGAAGTAATGGGACGCCACTGCGGAGATATCGCTCTGCATGCAGGACTGGCATCTGGAGCCGAGACGATTCTTGTGCCAGAGGTTCCTTATGACCTGAATGAGGTTGCTGACCGGATGAAGGCGAATTTCGACCATGGCAAGAGACACAGTATCGTTATCGTTGCTGAGGGAGTAGGCAAAGGCGAAGATGTTGCCACTGCCCTGAAGGAGCGTTACCCTTCCATCGATCCGCGTGTTACGGTACTAGGACATATTCAGCGTGGTGGATCACCGACTCCATTTGACCGGAACCTTGCCAGCCGTTTGGGTGACTTTGCCGTGCGGAAGCTGATTGAAGGCGAATCAAACAAAGGCTGCGGCGTTCTCAAGGGTGAGCTTGTGCTTACAGACATCGAGCAAGTAGTCAACACCAAGAAGCCGTTCAATATGGAACTGTACGAGCTCGCTTCACGCTTGTCCCAATAA
- a CDS encoding FtsW/RodA/SpoVE family cell cycle protein produces the protein MQSGCGQFHTREAVHSAGWWGRGLGAPLKELRFLQSDSIVTYLLYSFGWFAGIVIAVATIMLIHRMLAAYKRVDDQYGKSLVLIIMIMLGARLLYGLVMATGYVPILGVSFPFVGYGGSHLLIEFAAIGLLLSVYRRKDLIRAASTRVS, from the coding sequence ATGCAAAGTGGGTGTGGACAATTCCACACCAGAGAGGCTGTTCATTCCGCAGGCTGGTGGGGCAGAGGACTGGGTGCACCGCTTAAGGAGCTTCGTTTCCTTCAGTCGGATTCCATTGTGACGTATCTGCTATACAGCTTTGGCTGGTTCGCAGGGATTGTCATAGCGGTAGCCACCATAATGCTTATTCATCGTATGCTAGCTGCTTACAAAAGAGTCGATGATCAATACGGCAAATCGCTGGTTCTAATCATCATGATTATGCTTGGAGCCCGGCTTCTGTACGGGCTGGTTATGGCCACGGGATATGTTCCTATTTTGGGCGTTAGCTTTCCTTTTGTTGGCTACGGCGGCTCTCACCTGCTGATTGAGTTCGCTGCTATAGGGTTGCTGCTGTCTGTTTATCGGAGAAAGGATCTCATTCGGGCAGCCTCAACCCGAGTCTCGTAA
- a CDS encoding YebC/PmpR family DNA-binding transcriptional regulator: protein MKFKLFKERKGKADQAKNNQWVKLSREIYMQARKGGPNPEANFGLKTAIASARAIKMPADNIERAIKKASGNTDNVDYEEIYYEGYGPGGVAIMVKCLTDNRNRTAADVRAIFNKRGGNMGESGCVAYMFDEKGSLVIDREQFEDIDEDTLLLQAVEAGAEDMITTDETFELVTHPHELETVKSALEAENYEFSTAEVRWIPQNTVDVEGENAEKLLKMMDAFEDNDDVQDVYSNFEISASEMDRIG, encoded by the coding sequence ATGAAATTCAAATTATTCAAAGAACGTAAAGGTAAAGCTGACCAAGCCAAGAACAATCAATGGGTCAAATTAAGCCGTGAGATTTATATGCAGGCACGCAAAGGCGGCCCCAATCCGGAAGCCAACTTCGGACTTAAGACAGCCATCGCGAGTGCCCGTGCAATTAAGATGCCAGCGGATAATATAGAACGTGCAATCAAGAAAGCATCAGGCAACACGGATAATGTGGATTATGAGGAAATTTATTATGAGGGTTATGGTCCGGGCGGTGTTGCCATTATGGTGAAATGCTTGACGGACAATCGGAACCGGACAGCGGCGGATGTCCGTGCGATCTTCAACAAGAGAGGCGGTAACATGGGTGAATCGGGCTGCGTAGCTTATATGTTTGATGAGAAGGGTTCTCTTGTCATCGATCGTGAACAATTTGAAGATATCGATGAGGATACCTTGCTTCTTCAAGCCGTTGAAGCTGGAGCTGAAGATATGATTACAACCGATGAGACATTTGAGCTTGTAACCCATCCGCATGAACTGGAGACAGTGAAGAGTGCGCTCGAAGCGGAGAACTATGAGTTCAGCACGGCTGAGGTTCGCTGGATCCCGCAGAACACGGTGGATGTCGAAGGCGAGAATGCCGAGAAGCTGCTGAAGATGATGGATGCTTTCGAGGATAATGATGATGTGCAGGATGTCTATTCCAACTTCGAGATCAGTGCATCCGAGATGGACCGTATTGGTTAA
- a CDS encoding lipopolysaccharide assembly protein LapA domain-containing protein produces the protein MRIQWSLIAALIFALVTAIFAVINVRTVDVNLLFGVVQIPLILLILGSTLLGGIIVGSFGLYRGYRLDKENRRLKAQLNEILEATGYVFPDSKPAEDQPQSKNGPSV, from the coding sequence ATGAGAATACAATGGTCCCTGATAGCTGCTTTGATATTTGCACTAGTTACCGCAATATTTGCTGTTATTAATGTGCGAACTGTAGATGTGAATCTGCTGTTCGGTGTTGTACAAATCCCGCTCATTCTGCTTATCCTGGGCTCTACACTGCTCGGCGGAATTATTGTCGGCTCGTTCGGCTTATACCGGGGCTACCGGCTGGACAAAGAGAACCGCCGGCTCAAAGCTCAGCTCAATGAGATTCTGGAAGCAACCGGTTATGTGTTCCCTGACTCCAAGCCTGCTGAAGATCAGCCTCAGAGTAAGAATGGCCCATCTGTATAA
- a CDS encoding nitroreductase family protein, with protein MEFTDFKEIIQTRRSIRDFTEESVRTEDIEEIIDCARYAPSDTNSQTWEFIAVVNRDKIRQIEEFTWEQLHLRAAEAEKRGLGREAKLLVKSFGPYATAFSGAPVLIVCLSTPYASKFRDRIFDPLEFGSPEIWAEEGLKSSCLASQNLMLAAHAKGLATCPMTGPVLLAEEQLREFLGIPGDRGVNMVIALGHPAVSPKATPRKDIAEILRIVD; from the coding sequence ATGGAATTCACGGACTTCAAGGAGATTATCCAGACGCGCCGCAGTATACGCGATTTCACGGAGGAGAGCGTCCGGACCGAGGATATTGAAGAGATTATTGACTGTGCAAGGTATGCACCCAGCGACACGAACTCTCAGACCTGGGAATTCATTGCGGTTGTGAACCGCGACAAGATCAGACAGATAGAGGAATTCACCTGGGAGCAGCTGCACTTAAGAGCAGCCGAGGCAGAGAAGCGGGGGCTGGGGCGCGAGGCCAAGCTTCTGGTTAAATCATTCGGCCCTTATGCCACGGCCTTCTCGGGTGCGCCTGTACTGATTGTATGCTTATCCACTCCGTACGCTTCCAAGTTCCGTGACAGAATATTCGATCCGCTGGAGTTCGGCAGTCCTGAGATCTGGGCAGAAGAAGGACTGAAGAGCAGTTGCCTGGCCTCTCAGAACCTGATGCTTGCCGCACATGCCAAAGGGCTTGCCACCTGTCCGATGACCGGGCCGGTTCTGCTGGCTGAAGAGCAGCTTAGAGAGTTCCTGGGTATCCCGGGCGACCGCGGAGTAAATATGGTGATTGCTCTAGGCCACCCTGCCGTCTCACCGAAAGCAACGCCGCGCAAGGACATAGCTGAGATTCTGCGTATTGTAGACTAA
- a CDS encoding MFS transporter, which produces MSSHHYIRRDVNWLRAFTFTVYGISVLVFSFFPLFYRSLGFSNTQIGYLYAIGPMISLFSNLLWSMISDRYRTIKKVLILLLIGQLAFSILLSVSGSFLGILIVIMMFYFFYYPIYPLADTMAITTAKEYGKSFTVIRIFGSLGFATFAIVIGYVLTALGTSWTIRISILLTLIALFLTFFIRDQSSPVNKMEASGLWTILRQKELLWFFGCVFCLAIGHRMNDAFLTIAMKEMGASDNLVGWGVLASSLSEIPIFFLLSIYGDRLKELPLILFACLMFALRFLLMGLTDSAYSVIAIQTLHSVTFGIFFVTAVRYLTRLIPDHYRATGLALFTVMWSSASGLISGTFGGVIYEHFGRTEFYLVAMTFSLVAFLGFASKYLDRLPRHRNSGGSI; this is translated from the coding sequence ATGAGTTCTCATCATTATATCCGGCGGGATGTCAACTGGCTCCGGGCTTTTACTTTTACAGTGTACGGAATCAGCGTCCTTGTCTTCTCTTTCTTTCCTCTCTTCTATAGAAGCCTGGGATTCAGCAACACACAGATCGGCTATCTCTACGCTATAGGGCCGATGATCTCTCTATTCTCCAACCTGCTGTGGAGCATGATCAGTGACCGATACCGCACAATCAAGAAAGTACTTATCCTGCTGTTGATCGGACAGCTCGCGTTCTCTATTCTGTTGTCCGTCTCGGGCTCCTTTCTCGGGATACTAATCGTCATTATGATGTTTTATTTCTTCTATTACCCGATCTATCCGCTTGCTGATACGATGGCGATCACCACAGCCAAAGAGTATGGCAAGAGCTTCACGGTTATTCGCATATTTGGCTCTCTTGGATTTGCTACCTTTGCGATTGTCATCGGTTATGTCTTAACCGCACTTGGCACGTCCTGGACGATCCGGATAAGCATTCTGCTGACACTCATCGCTTTATTTCTGACCTTCTTCATCCGTGACCAGTCTAGCCCTGTGAACAAGATGGAGGCCTCAGGACTATGGACCATACTTCGTCAAAAGGAGCTGCTCTGGTTCTTCGGATGTGTCTTCTGCCTTGCGATCGGTCATCGCATGAATGATGCCTTCCTCACCATTGCCATGAAGGAAATGGGGGCTAGTGACAACCTGGTAGGCTGGGGAGTGCTTGCCTCCTCCCTCTCGGAGATCCCCATTTTCTTTCTGCTTAGTATCTATGGGGACAGGCTCAAGGAGCTGCCGCTCATTTTATTCGCGTGTCTGATGTTCGCTCTGCGATTCCTGCTCATGGGATTGACCGATTCCGCTTATAGTGTAATTGCGATCCAGACCCTGCACAGCGTGACCTTTGGGATCTTTTTTGTCACTGCAGTCCGGTATTTAACACGTCTTATTCCCGACCATTACCGGGCTACCGGACTAGCCCTGTTCACCGTGATGTGGTCGAGTGCGTCCGGGCTTATCAGCGGCACATTCGGTGGCGTCATTTACGAGCATTTTGGGCGTACAGAGTTCTACCTCGTTGCTATGACCTTCAGTCTTGTCGCTTTTCTGGGATTCGCAAGCAAGTACCTGGACCGGCTTCCTCGCCACAGAAATTCAGGTGGTAGCATCTAG
- the pepF gene encoding oligoendopeptidase F: MSTLPKRSEVAEANSWNLNDLFPDQKAWDQSYEQIKQKKSKASEYEGKLNTAANLKAAFALEDEISLEIERLFVFAHLHHDEDTTNPTYQALVEKAKKLSVEISEALSYITPEILSLPEQELEGFIENPDLADYKFTLQEIKREKAHVLSKAEEALLAQVGNLSQAPKSIFGMINNADMKFPKIKDEQGKEVELTHGSYIQFLENPNREVRQRAFKAIYETYGRQKNTLATTLGSNVNKNIFYSRVRKYPSVLEMSLYGDNIPKEVYTNLIDTIHESLPLLHRYMALRKKLLGVDELHMYDLFAPLVEEYKWDITYDEAKKLVSEGLQPLGDNYLKVLKDGFDNRWIDVYENEGKRTGAYSWGAYGTHPYVLLNHNNNLNSMFTLAHEMGHALHSYFSDEALKYRDAQYTIFLAEVASTTNEALLMDYLLKHADDPKQKLYLLTYYADQFRTTVFRQTMFAEFEKIIHERAEAGESLTPQALSTIYYDLNKKYHGPGMVVDQDIEMEWARIPHFYTSFYVYKYATGFSAATSFSKQILEEGKPAVDRYLGFLKSGGSDYSINILKKAGVDMSSPQPIREAMSVFEELIEQMENLTK; the protein is encoded by the coding sequence ATGAGCACATTACCTAAACGTTCCGAAGTCGCTGAAGCTAACAGCTGGAACCTGAATGACCTGTTCCCTGATCAGAAGGCCTGGGACCAGTCCTATGAGCAGATCAAACAGAAGAAATCCAAGGCTTCCGAGTATGAAGGCAAGTTAAATACGGCCGCGAATCTCAAGGCGGCTTTCGCCCTGGAAGATGAAATCTCGCTTGAGATTGAGCGTCTGTTCGTATTTGCACATCTGCATCATGATGAGGATACCACAAATCCTACATATCAGGCTCTGGTCGAGAAGGCTAAGAAGCTCAGTGTAGAAATCAGCGAAGCCCTCTCTTATATCACTCCCGAGATCCTGTCTCTCCCTGAACAAGAGCTTGAAGGATTCATAGAGAACCCTGATCTGGCTGACTACAAATTCACGCTGCAGGAGATCAAACGGGAGAAAGCCCATGTCCTCTCCAAAGCCGAGGAAGCACTTCTGGCGCAGGTCGGCAACCTGTCGCAGGCACCGAAGAGTATCTTTGGCATGATTAACAATGCCGATATGAAGTTCCCCAAGATCAAGGATGAGCAAGGCAAGGAAGTGGAACTGACTCATGGAAGCTACATCCAGTTCCTGGAGAATCCGAACCGCGAAGTCCGTCAGCGGGCATTCAAAGCCATTTACGAAACCTATGGCAGACAGAAGAACACGCTAGCGACTACTCTCGGTTCAAATGTGAACAAGAATATATTCTATTCCCGTGTCCGCAAGTATCCATCAGTTCTGGAAATGTCCCTATACGGGGACAACATTCCCAAAGAGGTCTACACGAATCTGATCGACACCATTCACGAGAGTCTCCCTCTACTTCACAGATATATGGCGCTTCGGAAGAAGCTACTAGGTGTGGATGAGCTTCATATGTATGATTTGTTCGCTCCGCTTGTGGAAGAATACAAATGGGATATCACTTATGACGAGGCGAAAAAGCTGGTTAGTGAAGGACTTCAGCCGCTGGGTGACAATTACCTGAAAGTGCTGAAGGACGGATTTGACAACCGCTGGATCGATGTATATGAGAATGAAGGCAAACGGACAGGAGCTTACAGCTGGGGCGCATACGGGACCCACCCATATGTTCTGCTGAACCACAACAACAATCTGAACAGCATGTTCACGCTTGCCCATGAGATGGGTCATGCGCTTCATTCTTATTTCTCGGATGAGGCCCTCAAGTACCGGGATGCCCAATACACGATCTTCCTTGCTGAAGTGGCTTCGACTACCAATGAAGCCCTGCTGATGGATTATCTGCTGAAGCATGCTGATGACCCGAAACAGAAGCTGTATCTGCTGACTTATTATGCGGATCAGTTCCGGACGACGGTATTCCGTCAGACCATGTTCGCCGAATTCGAGAAGATCATTCATGAGCGTGCAGAGGCTGGAGAATCGCTAACTCCACAGGCTTTGTCCACGATCTACTATGATCTGAACAAGAAGTATCATGGTCCTGGCATGGTTGTCGATCAGGATATCGAGATGGAATGGGCCCGTATCCCCCATTTCTACACGAGCTTCTATGTATATAAATACGCAACAGGCTTCTCGGCCGCAACCAGCTTCTCCAAGCAGATTCTTGAAGAAGGCAAGCCGGCTGTGGATCGCTATCTTGGCTTCCTGAAAAGCGGGGGCAGCGATTACTCCATCAACATTCTGAAGAAGGCTGGCGTTGACATGTCATCGCCTCAGCCGATTCGTGAAGCGATGAGTGTATTCGAGGAACTGATCGAACAAATGGAGAATTTGACGAAATAA
- a CDS encoding peroxiredoxin, producing the protein MLSKGTTAPLFRAASTQGWVDLAEHVGTRPIVLIFYPMDDTPGCTKQLCAVRDAEPSYAGLNALVLGVNPGSLESHEKFAAKHGYDFPLVVDTNGEIRSQYEIGKTFGFLTQQRVVIVIDLEGKIAFAEKGLRPTEEILEVLKQITG; encoded by the coding sequence ATGCTCAGCAAGGGAACAACAGCGCCGCTATTTCGCGCCGCAAGCACACAAGGGTGGGTTGATTTGGCTGAGCATGTGGGTACCCGGCCCATCGTGCTTATCTTTTACCCCATGGATGATACGCCAGGCTGTACCAAACAGCTGTGTGCTGTAAGAGATGCAGAACCTTCGTATGCCGGGTTAAATGCTCTGGTGCTCGGAGTGAATCCCGGATCGCTGGAAAGCCATGAGAAATTCGCGGCCAAGCACGGCTATGATTTCCCGCTTGTTGTTGATACAAACGGAGAAATCCGCAGTCAATATGAGATCGGGAAGACGTTCGGTTTCTTGACCCAGCAGCGTGTAGTCATTGTGATCGATCTGGAGGGCAAGATCGCATTTGCAGAGAAGGGACTCAGGCCTACGGAGGAAATTCTGGAGGTGCTTAAGCAAATCACTGGATAA
- a CDS encoding cold shock domain-containing protein: MKGTVKWFNAEKGYGFISVDGGEDVFVHFSAIQGEGFKSLDEGQEVEFEITEGNRGAQAANVYKI, translated from the coding sequence TTGAAAGGTACAGTTAAATGGTTTAACGCAGAAAAAGGTTATGGCTTCATCTCAGTTGATGGCGGCGAAGATGTATTCGTTCACTTCTCAGCGATTCAAGGCGAAGGCTTCAAATCCTTGGATGAAGGTCAAGAAGTTGAATTCGAAATCACTGAAGGCAACCGTGGCGCGCAAGCAGCTAACGTATACAAAATATAA
- a CDS encoding MATE family efflux transporter has translation MKQTYSLKQKYIQFIHILIPILVTQITLSLMTFFDTMMSGHSSPADLAGAAIGSSLWLPVQTGLSGILMGIIPIVSHLIGKKERNQVDFNVMQALWLSLAVSAVVLIGGGIALDPILSSMSLEPKVQHVAHYFLVAIGTGIIPLFGYTVLRSFIDSIGQTRISMTITLLSLPINVLVNYLLIFGKMGFPRLGGIGSGIASAFTYWCIFILAIFVVRKSEAFSEYRMLRKWHKISFSKWKELLKIGVPIGFAIFFETAVFAGVTLFMSQYDTKTIAAHQSALNFASTLYMIPLSICLSLTILVGFEAGAARLRDAKQYANLGIGTAAGLSILTAIILLVFQDGVASLYSDVPAVIELTKHFLIYAIFFQLSDAIAAPIQGALRGYKDVNSPFLLAFVAYWVIGLPLGYVLANYTSQGPFGYWLGLISGLAVAAISLFLRLAYIQKKYARKIGQAS, from the coding sequence ATGAAACAGACTTACAGCTTGAAGCAGAAATATATCCAATTTATCCACATCCTGATTCCTATCCTGGTCACCCAGATCACCCTATCGCTGATGACCTTTTTTGACACGATGATGTCAGGCCATTCAAGCCCCGCTGATCTTGCAGGCGCTGCAATCGGATCCAGTCTCTGGCTGCCTGTCCAGACTGGCTTAAGCGGTATTCTGATGGGGATCATTCCTATAGTCTCTCATCTAATTGGCAAGAAGGAGCGGAATCAGGTTGACTTTAATGTGATGCAAGCACTGTGGCTGTCTCTTGCCGTCTCTGCGGTGGTCCTTATTGGAGGCGGTATAGCGCTGGATCCTATTCTAAGCAGCATGAGTCTTGAGCCAAAGGTCCAGCATGTGGCCCATTATTTCCTGGTTGCTATTGGAACCGGCATAATTCCTTTGTTCGGCTACACGGTTCTACGTTCTTTCATTGATTCCATCGGACAAACCCGGATCTCGATGACAATTACGCTGCTCTCCCTGCCCATTAATGTTCTAGTGAATTATTTGCTGATTTTTGGGAAAATGGGCTTCCCGCGGCTGGGAGGAATCGGTTCCGGCATCGCCTCCGCCTTCACTTATTGGTGCATATTCATACTGGCGATATTTGTTGTCCGCAAGAGCGAGGCATTCTCGGAGTACCGGATGCTGCGCAAATGGCACAAGATCTCCTTCTCCAAATGGAAGGAGCTGCTCAAGATTGGGGTTCCTATCGGATTTGCCATATTCTTTGAAACGGCGGTCTTCGCAGGTGTAACCCTGTTCATGAGTCAATATGATACGAAGACGATCGCAGCGCATCAATCTGCCCTTAACTTCGCCTCTACACTGTATATGATTCCGCTCAGTATCTGTCTATCCTTAACAATCCTGGTGGGGTTTGAAGCCGGGGCGGCGAGACTCCGGGATGCGAAGCAGTATGCGAATCTTGGAATAGGAACGGCAGCAGGCCTGTCCATCCTGACTGCCATCATTCTGCTAGTCTTTCAGGATGGCGTTGCTTCGCTGTACTCCGATGTGCCTGCAGTGATCGAGCTTACCAAGCATTTCCTAATCTACGCTATCTTCTTTCAGCTCTCGGATGCGATTGCCGCTCCGATCCAGGGAGCTCTTCGCGGATACAAGGATGTGAACTCACCCTTCTTGCTTGCCTTTGTAGCTTATTGGGTGATTGGACTACCGCTCGGATATGTCTTGGCGAACTACACCAGTCAGGGACCCTTCGGCTATTGGCTGGGGTTAATCAGCGGCCTCGCCGTTGCCGCCATATCGTTGTTTCTTCGGCTCGCTTATATTCAGAAAAAGTATGCCCGGAAGATCGGACAGGCTTCCTAA
- a CDS encoding M42 family metallopeptidase, which translates to MNISVNESYVLDVLKRLLDTPSPSGFTKQAIQLVQEEANKLGIPCSLNEKGGAILTLKGQDNSRRIALSAHVDTLGAMVRSVTAHGTLAITSVGGFSMNSIENEYCQIHTRNGKVYTGTILTNHPSVHVYSDARDYPRIESNMEVRIDELVENKEDVRKLGIQTGDFISFDARAVITPSGYIKSRHIDDKASVAALLGLIESSGREGWTPRHDLVFLISNYEEVGHGAAHIPDGVHEMIAVDMGAMGSDLGCKETEVSICAKDSSGPYDYDMTTKLIELAEACGIPYAVDIYPYYGSDASAALGAGHNIRAALIGPGVHASHSMERTHKQAVLNTVKLLGAYVTA; encoded by the coding sequence ATGAATATTTCAGTCAACGAAAGTTACGTATTGGACGTACTAAAGAGACTGCTCGATACTCCAAGTCCGAGCGGCTTCACCAAGCAGGCTATCCAGCTAGTTCAAGAAGAAGCCAATAAGCTGGGTATTCCCTGCTCTCTTAATGAGAAGGGAGGCGCCATTTTAACGCTCAAGGGCCAGGATAACAGCCGCCGCATTGCCCTCAGTGCCCACGTAGATACTCTGGGAGCTATGGTAAGATCGGTTACCGCTCACGGCACTCTGGCGATCACTTCGGTTGGAGGCTTCTCGATGAATAGTATCGAGAATGAGTATTGCCAAATTCATACCCGTAACGGGAAGGTGTACACGGGTACGATACTGACAAATCATCCTTCTGTTCATGTATACAGTGATGCGAGAGATTATCCCCGCATCGAGAGCAATATGGAGGTTCGGATTGACGAGCTCGTAGAGAACAAGGAAGATGTCCGGAAGCTGGGCATCCAGACCGGGGACTTCATCTCGTTCGACGCCCGCGCGGTTATCACACCAAGCGGTTACATCAAATCACGTCATATCGATGACAAGGCCAGTGTCGCCGCTCTCCTGGGCCTGATCGAATCGTCGGGACGTGAAGGGTGGACACCCCGTCATGACCTTGTCTTCCTGATCTCTAATTATGAAGAGGTAGGCCATGGTGCCGCACATATTCCCGACGGAGTCCACGAGATGATCGCTGTGGACATGGGGGCCATGGGCTCGGACCTCGGCTGTAAGGAGACCGAAGTCTCCATCTGTGCCAAGGATTCCAGTGGGCCCTATGACTATGACATGACCACCAAGCTGATTGAGCTGGCTGAAGCCTGCGGCATCCCTTATGCGGTGGATATATATCCGTATTACGGCTCCGATGCTTCCGCCGCGCTGGGCGCAGGCCACAACATACGCGCCGCACTGATCGGCCCTGGTGTACACGCTTCGCACTCTATGGAGCGTACGCATAAACAAGCTGTACTGAACACCGTCAAGCTACTTGGCGCATATGTTACAGCTTAA
- a CDS encoding tetraprenyl-beta-curcumene synthase family protein, with protein MIDLEERPYQIPRDPIRLMSRVYKYLLPDVRSELNEWRQRAETIPDPELRQQALASIATKEFHCQGGSVYAAAHLEQRHVLIPLIVAFQTISDYLDNLCDRSTSMDADDFRLLHQSMLDAVDPAAQLHNYYELRDEKEDGGYLHRLVATCRNCIAELPGYEAAKPQILRLVKLYTDLQVYKHIKPELREPALLKWHSEHGSLAPGLKWNEFAAATGSTLGVFMLFLAASHKDLDQTSAEIIRQAYFPHVCGLHIMLDYLIDQDEDRIGGDLNFCNYYDNADEMLSRISLIVQSARQDVTVLPASSFHRMIIEGLLALYLSDPKVSQQQEIRSVSRKLMKKSPLTRLFFFVNSLWIRKHV; from the coding sequence TTGATTGATCTTGAAGAACGCCCATATCAGATACCCCGTGATCCGATCAGGCTGATGAGCCGGGTATATAAGTATTTATTGCCAGACGTGCGTTCTGAGCTGAATGAGTGGAGACAAAGGGCCGAGACGATACCAGATCCAGAGCTCAGGCAACAAGCTCTAGCGAGTATTGCTACCAAGGAATTTCATTGCCAGGGAGGATCTGTCTATGCAGCCGCCCACCTTGAGCAGAGGCATGTGCTGATCCCATTAATCGTAGCCTTTCAGACTATAAGTGATTACCTGGATAATCTGTGTGACCGAAGCACTTCAATGGATGCGGATGACTTCCGTCTGCTGCATCAATCTATGCTGGATGCAGTTGATCCGGCTGCACAACTGCATAATTATTACGAACTACGTGACGAGAAGGAGGATGGGGGGTATCTGCACCGCCTTGTCGCCACGTGCCGTAACTGTATCGCTGAGCTTCCCGGATATGAAGCGGCCAAGCCGCAGATCCTCAGACTGGTCAAGCTGTATACAGACTTGCAGGTGTACAAGCACATTAAGCCCGAACTGCGCGAGCCGGCGCTGTTGAAGTGGCATTCCGAGCACGGAAGCCTGGCTCCGGGACTTAAATGGAACGAGTTCGCAGCCGCAACCGGGTCCACTCTTGGAGTCTTTATGTTATTTCTGGCAGCAAGCCATAAGGATCTGGATCAGACAAGCGCAGAGATAATCAGACAAGCGTACTTCCCGCATGTATGCGGATTACATATCATGCTTGATTATTTAATTGATCAGGATGAGGACCGGATTGGCGGCGATCTGAATTTCTGTAACTATTACGATAATGCAGATGAGATGCTGAGCCGGATATCCCTGATTGTTCAGTCTGCGCGGCAGGATGTTACTGTGCTGCCGGCGTCATCCTTTCACAGGATGATTATTGAGGGGCTTCTTGCTTTATACTTATCAGATCCCAAAGTAAGCCAGCAGCAGGAGATTCGCAGCGTTTCCAGAAAGCTGATGAAGAAGAGTCCGCTGACAAGGCTGTTCTTCTTCGTGAACAGTCTCTGGATTCGGAAGCATGTTTAA